A stretch of Christensenellaceae bacterium DNA encodes these proteins:
- the pduL gene encoding phosphate propanoyltransferase: MDYAELKSHIRISAALAVASLYGKFYVPAAVSARHIHLNTEDVMTLFGRGYRLHPVKPLMQHGQYACEETLTFQGKKGSIEKIRVLGPIRSQTQVELSLTDCFKTGVEPVIRMSGELDGTPGGTLIGPKGQIEFPYGVIVAARHLHASPAQASLLGLCDRDVIRLRQGGQRALCMENVAVRVHEDFELELHIDTDEANAGRILNGDLLEIVR; encoded by the coding sequence ATGGACTATGCAGAGCTGAAATCACATATCCGGATCTCGGCTGCCTTAGCGGTGGCAAGCCTTTACGGCAAATTTTATGTTCCGGCTGCGGTTTCAGCCAGGCACATCCATTTGAACACCGAAGACGTCATGACGCTTTTCGGCAGGGGATACCGGCTTCATCCGGTAAAACCTTTGATGCAGCACGGACAGTATGCATGCGAAGAGACGCTCACATTCCAGGGTAAAAAGGGAAGCATTGAAAAAATCCGCGTATTGGGACCGATACGCAGCCAAACGCAGGTAGAACTTTCGCTGACAGATTGTTTTAAGACAGGCGTGGAACCTGTCATCAGGATGTCCGGCGAACTTGACGGTACGCCCGGCGGCACTTTGATCGGCCCGAAAGGACAGATTGAGTTTCCATACGGCGTAATCGTGGCCGCGCGGCACTTGCATGCCTCTCCGGCGCAGGCAAGCCTGCTTGGGCTTTGTGACAGGGATGTGATCCGGTTGCGGCAGGGAGGGCAACGGGCGCTGTGCATGGAAAACGTGGCGGTGCGCGTGCATGAGGATTTTGAACTGGAATTACATATCGATACGGATGAAGCGAACGCAGGACGCATTTTAAACGGCGACTTGCTCGAAATCGTCAGATAG
- the ccmL_2 gene encoding carbon dioxide concentrating mechanism protein CcmL, with translation MLIGKVRGTVVSSTKSEHLNGLKLLIVGGLDPDTLVETGELEVVVDAVDAGESEVVMCCRGSSSRKVDGLENYPIDYTAVAVLDSIEENGKVIFEKYKK, from the coding sequence ATGCTAATAGGAAAGGTTCGGGGAACGGTCGTCAGCAGTACAAAAAGTGAACACTTAAACGGGCTTAAGCTGCTGATCGTCGGCGGGCTAGATCCGGACACGCTTGTGGAAACGGGAGAACTCGAAGTCGTTGTGGACGCTGTGGACGCGGGCGAAAGCGAGGTTGTCATGTGCTGTCGGGGCAGCAGCTCGCGCAAGGTCGACGGGCTGGAGAACTACCCTATTGATTATACGGCCGTGGCCGTGCTCGATTCCATTGAAGAAAACGGAAAAGTCATTTTTGAGAAGTATAAAAAATAG